The DNA segment CGTTGGTTGGGCAGGTTCGACTTCGGCTCCCGGTGTGTTGTCGCCGGGGGGTTGCTCGGGGCCGGGGGTGTCGTCGGGTCGCTGTTCCGCCACGTGACCCATGATGCCTGCTTGGGTACTGATTGTGGTGCCGGTACCGCGGTTAGCCCGCAAAACGCGGTAGTTAGCAATGACAAGTACCGCGTTTCGCGGGCTAAACGCGGTTCGGGGCGGGGTGCTTGCAGCGGGGGCGCGGGGGGCACGTATGCTGGTCGACGGTTCTACCGAAGACCGCTGGTCTTCCCGGGCATTGGTCCCGGGAACGAAGGTCCGCATCAGGGCGGACGGCCCGCGCAGGAGGATACGAGGATCGCCGCGCCTTTTGGTGCTACGACGCCCCGCGCCTGCTGCGCTGGGGCGTTTTGTCGTGTTGGGGGTCAATGGCTTCACCAGCGGTCACCTAGCCAAGAGAGGAGGCGACCATGGCGAAGCCCGACAAGGTGGCGGCCGTCGCCGAGATCGCGGACCGGTTCCGCAGCAGCTCGGCCACCGTTGTCACTGAGTACTCCGGCCTCTCCGTGTCCCAGCTCGGAAAGCTGCGCCGCGCTCTCGGCGACACCGCCAAGTATCGGGTCGCGAAGAACACCCTCGTCAAGCGTGCTGCTGAGGACGCGGGCATCGAGGGGCTCGACGAGCTGTTCATCGGCCCGACCGCCATCGCCTTCGTCGAGGGTGAGGCTGTCGACGCCGCGAAGGCTCTTCGTGACTTCGCGAAGGAACACAACGCACTTGTCATCAAGGGCGGCTACATGGATGGCCGTGCCCTTTCGGTTGCCGAGATCGAGGAGCTTGCCGACCTCGACAGCCGTGAGGTGCTGCTTTCCAAGGCCGCCGGTGCGTTCAAGGCCAAGCTGTCCCAGGCCGCCGCGCTGTTCCAGGCGCCCGCGTCCCAGGTCGCCCGTTTGGCCGTCGCGCTCGAAGACAAGCGCAAGTCCGAAGGCGAAGGCGCCGCCGAGGCTGCCGTTCCAGCCGAGAGCTGACCGAGTAACACCCCCGACCACAAGCACCGCGAGAAGAGAGGAACGCCATCATGGCGAAGCTGAGCACCGACGACCTGCTCGACGCCTTCAAGGAGCTGACGCTGCTTGAGCTGTCCGAGTTCGTGAAGAAGTTCGAAGAGACCTTCGACGTGACCGCCGCTGCCCCGGCCGCCGTCGTCGCGGCCCCCGGCGCGGGTGCCGCTGCCCCCGCCGAAGAGGAGCAGGACGAGTTCGACGTCGTCCTTGAGGGCGCTGGCGACAAGAAGATCCAGGTCATCAAGGTTGTCCGCGAGGTCGTCTCCGGCCTCGGCCTGAAGGAGGCCAAGGAGCTCGTCGAGAGCGCCCCGAAGGCCCTCCTTGAGAAGGTCGACAAGGAAGCCGCCGAAGCTGCCAAGGAGAAGCTGGAAGCAGCCGGCGCCAAGATCAGCCTCAAGTGACCATTGGTCCCCTGAGCTGACTCGCAGCGGAAAAGGGCGGGCATCGCGATCGCGATGCCCGCCCTTTTCGTGTTCCGGCCCTGTCGTGCGCTACCTTGCTCCACTACTGACACGCAGGCGTCACCCGAGGCGAAACTCGCGAGTAACTACTGTGCTCGCAGCTCGTTGCATGTGAGTGACGCAAGCTTCGGGGCATGCTGCCGCGAAACAGCTCCGGGAGGTGCGATGGGTGCCGAGGTGGTCATCGAGGGCTTGACGAAGTCGTTCGGCAAGCAGGCCATCTGGCGGGACGTGACGCTGACCCTGCCGCCGGGCGAGGTGTCGGTGATGCTGGGGCCGTCGGGTACGGGTAAGTCCGTTTTCCTCAAGTCCATGATCGGCCTGCTCAAGCCCGACCGTGGCAAGTGCGTCATCAACGGCGTCGACATCGTGACATGCTCGGAACACAAGCTCTACGAGGTCCGCAAGCTGTTCGGTGTGCTCTTCCAGGACGGCGCGCTGTTCGGTTCGATGAACCTTTACGACAACGTGGCGTTCCCGCTGCGCGAGCACACCAAGAAGTCCGAGACCGAAATCCGCAAGATCGTGCTCGAAAAGCTCGAAATGACCGGTCTTTCCGGTGCGGAGAAAAAACTGCCGGGCGAGATTTCCGGGGGTATGCGGAAGCGGGCGGGGCTTTCGAGGGCGCTCGTGCTCAATCCCGCGATCATCCTGTGCGACGAGCCGGACTCCGGTCTGGACCCCGTGCGGACGGCCTACATCTCCCAGTTACTCGTCGACCTCAACTCGCAAACCGACTCGACCATCCTGATCGTCACGCACAACATCAACGTGGCTCGTACGGTTCCCGACAACATCGGCATGTTGTTTCGCAAGGAACTCGTCATGTTCGGTCCGCGCGAAGTGCTGCTCACCAGCGACGAGCCGGTCGTCGAACAGTTCCTGAACGGTCGCAGGATCGGTCCCATCGGCATGTCCGAGGAGAAGGACCAGGCGACGATGGAGCAGGAGCAGGCTTACGCCGACGCCGGCCACCACGACGGGTCGACCGACGACGTGCGCGGTGTCGTTCCGCAACTCCAGCCGACCCCGGGCTTGCCGGAACGCGCGGGTGTCCGGCGCCGCAAGGACAGGGTCATGCGGATCCTGCACACGCTGCCGCCGAACGCGCAGGAAGGCATCATCGAATCGCTCAGCACTGAGGAACAGCAGTACTACGGGGTTCGCGCGCACCCGGTGGCCCGCGCCCACCACGGGCAACTGCCGACGGGAGACGTCGCGCAGTTGCCGGACACAGGCTGGCGGGAGCCCGAGCTGAGA comes from the Prauserella marina genome and includes:
- the rplJ gene encoding 50S ribosomal protein L10, encoding MAKPDKVAAVAEIADRFRSSSATVVTEYSGLSVSQLGKLRRALGDTAKYRVAKNTLVKRAAEDAGIEGLDELFIGPTAIAFVEGEAVDAAKALRDFAKEHNALVIKGGYMDGRALSVAEIEELADLDSREVLLSKAAGAFKAKLSQAAALFQAPASQVARLAVALEDKRKSEGEGAAEAAVPAES
- the rplL gene encoding 50S ribosomal protein L7/L12: MAKLSTDDLLDAFKELTLLELSEFVKKFEETFDVTAAAPAAVVAAPGAGAAAPAEEEQDEFDVVLEGAGDKKIQVIKVVREVVSGLGLKEAKELVESAPKALLEKVDKEAAEAAKEKLEAAGAKISLK
- a CDS encoding ABC transporter ATP-binding protein encodes the protein MGAEVVIEGLTKSFGKQAIWRDVTLTLPPGEVSVMLGPSGTGKSVFLKSMIGLLKPDRGKCVINGVDIVTCSEHKLYEVRKLFGVLFQDGALFGSMNLYDNVAFPLREHTKKSETEIRKIVLEKLEMTGLSGAEKKLPGEISGGMRKRAGLSRALVLNPAIILCDEPDSGLDPVRTAYISQLLVDLNSQTDSTILIVTHNINVARTVPDNIGMLFRKELVMFGPREVLLTSDEPVVEQFLNGRRIGPIGMSEEKDQATMEQEQAYADAGHHDGSTDDVRGVVPQLQPTPGLPERAGVRRRKDRVMRILHTLPPNAQEGIIESLSTEEQQYYGVRAHPVARAHHGQLPTGDVAQLPDTGWREPELRREPTTRRMPPPTQGRS